One genomic segment of Bacteroidales bacterium includes these proteins:
- a CDS encoding TonB-dependent receptor, translated as MLLAVCFTLPAQQPTYTMKGKVYDETGAVPGVTIQLKNKPGGATTNADGEFTIRAQRGDMIVFSFLGFESVEYLVTEEKQDLEIQLAESSQQLEEVQVVALGSQRKISTVAAVSSLDVKDLQVPVASVANLLGGRIAGVVSLQTSGEPGKNLSEFWIRGIGTFGANASAMVLIDGLEGDINSLDPADIESFSILKDASATAVYGVRGANGVVLITTKKGQAGKMSITARANWTISHLGRMPDYLRAYDYAKLTNEALVLRGDEPQYDPVELDIIRLGLDPDLYPDVSWQREVMRRNSFKQQYYLSARGGADVATYFFSLGGSKEDAAYKYDKSVYSSNVGYNTYTYRLNLDLNLTKTTKVYFGTDGFISINNTPGVSNTDWIWNAQGRLNPLLLPVRYSNGELPAARVGDLTEISPSVMVNHMGRRSDQEFKGKATLAITQDMDMLVKGLKVKVQGAYDNQSFFNEARIVTPALFEAQGRDTKGELVTINRQQADDIGYLKTTNTYRKYHLETNLNWERVIADKHRVSALVYYYLSDEKYSSASTTNLNAIPVRYQGVSSRLTYGFKDTYMIDFNFGYNGSENFQPGRQYGFFPSIAVGWVLTGYDYVRENMPWVNLFKIRASHGTVGNDRISNNQRFPYLTTVNSTSYGPWGSSLVEVVNDGSIGADNLEWEKGTKSNVGIDARFLKDKISFVLDFFNDVRNGIFQQRVQVPDYAGLPTLPYGNVGKMRSYGADGNVSFMHEINQNMSFTVRGNFTYSNNVVSNWEEANPKYPYQGKSDYPFEPTIGYQNLGFFKSQHDIDTSPIQTFGTVMPGDLKYRDVNGDGKIDGDDRVPLTFSNYPRLMYGFGGEFRYRNLSLGVLFKGTGDTHYFRNGYGYVPFYDGKFGNVLSSVNDPANRWIPIDYAVANGIDPSLAENPNAKFPRLRYGRDNNNTQTSDFWKANSRYLRLQEITLNYNLRNPVLQKIGVSSIDLQFVGNNLYVWDKVKDFDPEQASRNGIVYPIPTTYTLQIYINL; from the coding sequence ATGTTGTTGGCGGTTTGTTTTACGCTGCCGGCACAACAACCGACCTATACTATGAAAGGTAAGGTATACGACGAGACCGGCGCTGTTCCGGGAGTTACTATTCAACTAAAAAACAAACCCGGGGGAGCCACTACCAATGCTGACGGTGAATTTACCATCAGGGCGCAGCGTGGCGATATGATCGTGTTTTCGTTTTTGGGCTTCGAAAGTGTTGAATACCTAGTAACCGAAGAAAAGCAAGATCTTGAAATCCAATTAGCCGAATCGTCTCAACAATTGGAAGAGGTACAGGTTGTAGCTCTTGGTTCGCAGCGAAAAATTTCAACCGTTGCTGCTGTTAGTAGTCTCGACGTCAAAGATCTTCAGGTGCCGGTTGCCTCTGTGGCCAACCTGTTAGGAGGACGTATCGCAGGCGTTGTTTCGCTGCAAACGAGCGGTGAACCGGGAAAGAACCTTTCAGAATTCTGGATTCGTGGTATCGGTACTTTTGGCGCCAATGCAAGCGCAATGGTTCTGATTGACGGTCTGGAAGGCGATATCAACAGTCTCGACCCCGCCGATATCGAATCCTTCTCGATCCTGAAGGATGCATCGGCTACCGCCGTTTACGGCGTACGCGGTGCCAACGGCGTAGTGCTGATCACTACCAAAAAAGGACAGGCGGGCAAAATGAGTATTACGGCGCGTGCCAACTGGACTATTTCGCATTTGGGCCGCATGCCCGATTATCTCCGCGCATACGATTATGCCAAATTGACCAACGAAGCGCTGGTGCTGAGAGGTGATGAACCCCAATACGATCCGGTGGAATTAGACATCATCAGGTTAGGCCTGGATCCCGATTTATATCCGGATGTCAGCTGGCAACGTGAAGTTATGCGCCGCAACTCCTTTAAACAGCAGTATTATCTCAGCGCAAGGGGTGGAGCGGATGTGGCCACTTATTTTTTCAGCCTGGGGGGAAGCAAGGAAGATGCCGCCTACAAATATGACAAATCGGTATATTCCAGCAATGTAGGTTACAATACTTATACCTACCGTCTGAACCTAGACCTGAATTTAACAAAAACCACCAAAGTCTATTTCGGTACGGACGGCTTTATTTCGATCAACAACACGCCGGGCGTAAGCAACACCGACTGGATATGGAATGCGCAGGGCCGGCTTAACCCGTTGCTGTTGCCTGTCAGGTATTCCAACGGCGAGTTGCCGGCAGCGCGTGTCGGCGATCTGACTGAGATTTCGCCCTCAGTGATGGTGAACCACATGGGGAGGCGTTCGGATCAGGAATTTAAAGGCAAAGCTACCTTGGCAATCACTCAGGATATGGATATGCTCGTTAAGGGGTTGAAAGTGAAGGTGCAGGGCGCCTACGATAACCAAAGTTTCTTCAACGAAGCGCGAATTGTTACTCCGGCTCTGTTTGAAGCTCAAGGTCGCGATACCAAAGGCGAGTTGGTTACCATCAACAGGCAGCAGGCTGATGATATAGGATATCTCAAAACTACCAACACTTACCGTAAATATCATTTGGAAACCAATCTCAATTGGGAAAGAGTGATCGCCGACAAACACCGCGTTTCAGCGCTGGTTTATTATTACCTGAGCGATGAGAAATATTCATCCGCATCAACCACTAATCTGAATGCTATCCCTGTACGATATCAGGGTGTATCGAGCAGGCTGACATACGGCTTCAAGGATACTTATATGATCGACTTTAACTTTGGTTACAACGGTTCGGAGAACTTTCAGCCGGGCCGTCAGTATGGATTTTTCCCATCCATAGCGGTGGGATGGGTACTGACTGGTTACGACTACGTAAGGGAGAATATGCCATGGGTTAATTTGTTTAAAATCAGGGCTTCTCACGGAACGGTGGGTAATGACCGCATCTCAAACAACCAACGTTTCCCCTATCTGACCACGGTAAACAGCACTAGCTATGGTCCCTGGGGTTCCTCTTTGGTAGAGGTTGTTAATGATGGCAGTATTGGCGCCGATAACCTCGAATGGGAAAAGGGAACCAAGTCCAATGTGGGTATTGATGCCCGTTTTCTGAAAGATAAGATTTCGTTTGTACTGGATTTCTTCAACGATGTACGCAACGGTATTTTCCAACAGCGTGTGCAGGTACCCGATTATGCAGGACTGCCCACCCTTCCCTACGGCAATGTCGGTAAGATGAGGAGTTACGGTGCCGATGGTAATGTCAGCTTTATGCATGAGATCAATCAAAATATGAGTTTCACGGTGAGGGGTAATTTCACTTACTCAAACAATGTTGTGAGTAATTGGGAGGAGGCCAATCCGAAATATCCCTACCAGGGAAAGAGCGACTATCCGTTCGAACCCACCATCGGGTATCAGAACCTGGGCTTTTTTAAAAGCCAGCATGATATCGATACCAGCCCGATACAGACATTCGGGACGGTGATGCCGGGAGATCTCAAATACCGCGACGTTAACGGCGATGGTAAAATTGACGGGGACGACCGTGTGCCACTGACATTCAGTAATTACCCCCGGCTGATGTACGGTTTCGGAGGTGAATTCAGGTACAGGAATTTATCTTTGGGTGTATTGTTCAAAGGCACCGGTGATACGCATTATTTCCGTAACGGTTATGGTTATGTACCTTTCTATGATGGCAAATTCGGTAATGTATTGAGCTCCGTCAACGATCCGGCCAACCGGTGGATCCCGATAGATTACGCCGTGGCAAACGGTATTGATCCCTCATTGGCCGAAAATCCGAACGCCAAGTTTCCAAGGCTGAGGTATGGCCGCGATAACAACAATACACAAACATCCGATTTCTGGAAGGCTAATTCCCGTTATTTGCGTTTGCAGGAAATCACCCTCAATTACAATCTCAGGAATCCGGTACTGCAAAAGATCGGTGTTTCGTCCATCGATTTACAGTTTGTAGGAAACAATCTCTATGTGTGGGATAAAGTGAAAGACTTTGATCCTGAACAGGCTTCTCGTAACGGGATCGTGTACCCGATACCTACTACTTATACCCTGCAAATCTACATTAACTTGTAA
- a CDS encoding RagB/SusD family nutrient uptake outer membrane protein yields the protein MSNIKKIIKRFIPFLLCLPLLFGSCKDYLNIDDYFSEELKLDSIFMELRYVEAYMWNIPRHFNDEAAIWQYNDTPGPLATDEAFCNFNIGGNQINGLSFALGETSASYMNNLNKWGRMYMAIRKCNTIFNRIDEAKDMTADQRLRIISNTRFIRAYAYYQILVDMGPPILLGEDMVANNEDLDFYDRARCTYDEAVEYICSELEEAAKGLELKTVLMDFGRPTKGAAYGLVARLRLIHASPLYNGGPAARSVFGRWKRSTDDAYYVSQVPDERRWAVAAAAAKRVMDMGLYKLHVAPASAFSKPMPVGITADPDFYKPWPEGAAEIDHFKSYSDMFTGESVIPTNTEFVWGRNSGTVAENTRMAFPLTNSGWGSLAVPQKIIDAYRMFDGRTIYDSPRPDGLYPYSETGFSPAPENFSDYQLLGGTYNMYINREMRFYASIGFTNCWWEFGSVTNTTAGVKQISYLVNGNNGKNSATADAQVNHTATGYVLKKFVHPTDSWFGDNARRLAKGWPIIRYAEILLSYAEALNNLTTSHIVEVDGVQQTFSRDMEEIRLSFGQVRHRAGLPAPSETELSNPQTIQSLIEQERMVEFLCENRRYYDVRRWGKYEESESTTMTGMNIEGDESSYYRRVVPNNSRIGQRVVNKRLHLVPLPLTEVRRLPSLDQNPGWQD from the coding sequence ATGAGTAATATAAAAAAGATCATCAAGAGATTCATCCCATTTTTGCTATGTTTACCGCTTCTGTTCGGTTCATGCAAGGACTACCTGAATATCGACGATTATTTCAGCGAAGAGTTAAAGCTGGATTCCATCTTTATGGAGCTCCGTTACGTGGAAGCTTATATGTGGAATATTCCCAGGCACTTTAATGATGAGGCCGCCATCTGGCAGTACAATGATACCCCCGGTCCGTTGGCCACCGACGAAGCCTTCTGTAATTTCAACATCGGGGGCAACCAGATCAATGGTCTGTCTTTTGCGCTGGGTGAAACCTCGGCAAGTTATATGAATAACCTCAACAAATGGGGTAGGATGTACATGGCGATCCGCAAATGCAATACTATATTCAACCGTATAGACGAAGCGAAGGACATGACGGCTGACCAACGCCTCAGGATAATTTCGAATACGCGTTTCATACGGGCTTACGCCTATTATCAGATACTGGTGGACATGGGACCACCGATTTTGCTGGGAGAAGACATGGTTGCCAACAACGAGGACCTGGATTTTTATGATCGTGCCCGCTGCACATATGACGAGGCAGTAGAATATATTTGCTCCGAACTGGAAGAAGCCGCCAAAGGACTTGAACTTAAAACGGTCCTGATGGATTTTGGCCGTCCTACCAAAGGCGCCGCTTACGGGTTAGTTGCCCGTCTGCGCCTGATTCACGCCAGTCCGCTGTATAATGGTGGTCCTGCGGCGCGAAGCGTTTTCGGACGATGGAAACGCTCAACGGACGATGCGTATTATGTATCGCAGGTTCCTGACGAACGACGCTGGGCTGTGGCTGCCGCTGCTGCCAAGAGGGTGATGGATATGGGCCTGTACAAATTGCATGTGGCTCCGGCAAGCGCTTTCAGCAAACCGATGCCGGTAGGTATCACTGCCGACCCGGACTTTTACAAACCATGGCCGGAGGGCGCTGCTGAAATTGACCATTTCAAATCCTATTCGGACATGTTTACAGGCGAATCCGTAATACCCACCAATACTGAATTCGTATGGGGACGTAACTCGGGTACTGTCGCTGAAAATACCCGGATGGCATTTCCTTTGACGAACTCGGGATGGGGTTCACTGGCCGTACCGCAGAAGATCATTGATGCCTACCGGATGTTCGATGGCCGCACGATTTACGATTCACCAAGGCCCGATGGCTTATACCCCTATTCGGAAACAGGATTTTCGCCAGCTCCGGAAAACTTTTCGGATTACCAGCTCTTAGGTGGTACCTATAATATGTATATCAACCGCGAAATGCGATTCTATGCATCCATAGGTTTTACCAACTGCTGGTGGGAATTCGGTTCGGTAACCAACACCACTGCGGGTGTGAAGCAAATCTCATATCTGGTGAACGGCAACAACGGGAAAAATTCGGCTACCGCCGACGCCCAGGTCAACCATACCGCTACGGGTTACGTACTCAAAAAGTTTGTCCACCCGACGGATTCGTGGTTTGGAGATAATGCACGCCGTCTGGCCAAAGGCTGGCCGATCATCCGTTATGCAGAGATCCTGCTCTCGTATGCCGAAGCGTTGAATAACCTCACCACAAGCCATATTGTTGAAGTGGACGGTGTACAGCAGACATTCTCCAGGGATATGGAAGAAATCCGGCTGTCTTTCGGGCAGGTGCGTCACCGCGCAGGTCTTCCTGCACCAAGCGAAACGGAATTGAGTAATCCGCAAACCATTCAATCATTGATTGAACAGGAACGGATGGTGGAATTTCTTTGCGAAAATCGCCGTTATTACGATGTCCGCCGTTGGGGAAAATATGAAGAATCGGAATCGACAACCATGACCGGTATGAACATCGAAGGAGACGAGAGTAGTTATTACAGGCGCGTGGTCCCCAACAACTCCCGTATTGGCCAGCGGGTAGTGAACAAGAGACTGCATCTGGTTCCTCTTCCCCTGACCGAAGTAAGGAGACTTCCTTCGTTAGACCAGAATCCGGGATGGCAAGACTAA